From Pseudanabaena sp. PCC 6802, one genomic window encodes:
- a CDS encoding T3SS effector HopA1 family protein produces MQVLDFLQGQRSTSASASDSDRVLTSLQDIADNVQIQSNFCICHPNYKPLELPTEAIARFQQLPLDLQNKYMSLQLQSFLYGIYYNGSMKASLALDIDVTDRLLHQNLENNLFLGVDLDFYERLHKSNSGEGYFDPDWSVVRQESKDCLVVTKGGLTLHIDRDRHLKDPEQSPLVGEFVAIRMPRNLVQNGFYVAVGNSGLSPQTNIVRVYFNLSPDGAIAVMGSLTQQMNETRIPFTFKVLYNPSDYTRYDSGVFYFERSKYEEVRQVLHKVYAEQRSHFGLEVPMFTKTIAPGLALAEEPDSKFSAVESFGINRCQIIVNGLLEARQRGDESANSRMEYIQRHFSLLGIDWERAYLNANSEDIYEPLENC; encoded by the coding sequence ATGCAAGTACTAGATTTCCTTCAAGGTCAACGGTCAACTTCAGCTTCGGCTTCAGACTCAGATCGAGTGTTGACTTCTCTTCAAGATATTGCCGATAACGTCCAAATTCAGTCGAACTTCTGTATTTGTCATCCAAACTATAAACCCCTAGAACTTCCAACTGAGGCGATCGCACGGTTTCAGCAACTACCTTTGGATCTACAAAACAAGTATATGAGTTTGCAACTGCAAAGTTTTCTATATGGCATCTATTACAACGGTTCCATGAAGGCTTCTCTTGCATTGGATATAGATGTAACTGACCGTTTACTTCACCAAAATCTCGAAAATAATTTATTCCTAGGTGTCGATCTAGATTTTTACGAGCGCCTGCACAAAAGTAACAGTGGAGAAGGTTATTTCGACCCAGATTGGTCAGTAGTGCGCCAAGAAAGTAAGGATTGTCTTGTTGTCACAAAGGGTGGTTTAACTTTACATATCGATCGCGATCGCCATCTAAAAGATCCAGAACAGTCTCCTTTAGTAGGGGAGTTTGTGGCAATCAGGATGCCCCGAAATCTAGTGCAAAATGGGTTTTACGTGGCGGTCGGTAATTCAGGTTTATCTCCTCAAACTAATATAGTAAGAGTTTACTTTAATCTCAGTCCCGACGGGGCGATCGCCGTGATGGGGAGCCTGACACAGCAGATGAATGAAACCAGGATTCCCTTCACGTTTAAAGTGCTTTACAACCCTTCTGACTACACTCGCTATGACTCAGGCGTTTTTTACTTTGAACGGAGCAAATATGAAGAAGTTCGGCAAGTGCTTCATAAAGTTTATGCAGAGCAGCGATCGCACTTTGGCTTAGAAGTACCCATGTTTACCAAAACCATTGCACCTGGGCTGGCATTGGCCGAAGAACCTGACAGCAAGTTTTCCGCTGTAGAAAGTTTTGGCATAAATCGCTGTCAAATAATTGTCAATGGTTTGCTAGAAGCTCGGCAAAGAGGTGATGAATCGGCGAATAGCCGTATGGAATATATTCAACGTCACTTTTCCTTGTTGGGAATTGACTGGGAACGGGCATATCTCAATGCTAACTCTGAAGATATTTATGAGCCGTTAGAGAATTGTTAG
- a CDS encoding peptidylprolyl isomerase — protein MTETLERNNLDFAQKPTLLEIAPASHAEVIAYLNYSHKIAEFSALAERDILISNICNQLSITASDEELQQAGDAFRQEHKLFSTAETLSWLQQQRITVEDWTQGIRITLLTKKLKEHLFGDSVDSHYLNNRNDYKRVALSQILVVDLTNALQIVQAIQNENASFCAMAIEHSRGKHSKQNGGFAGINFMAEIMPEIKQAIAELKEGEIAGPIQTKLGYHILRIEKWYPAELSDSIRDEVLDSLFMTWLKNISGPNPQVNP, from the coding sequence ATGACAGAAACTTTAGAAAGAAACAATCTGGATTTTGCACAAAAACCAACGTTATTGGAAATTGCTCCAGCCTCACATGCAGAAGTCATTGCTTATCTAAACTATTCTCATAAAATAGCAGAATTTTCCGCTCTAGCCGAGCGAGATATTTTAATTTCAAATATCTGCAACCAGCTAAGCATCACAGCTTCTGATGAAGAATTACAACAGGCTGGAGATGCATTTCGCCAAGAGCACAAACTGTTCAGTACTGCTGAAACTTTGAGTTGGCTTCAACAACAACGAATTACAGTAGAAGATTGGACTCAAGGCATCAGAATAACTCTCCTAACAAAGAAACTAAAAGAGCATCTATTCGGCGATAGCGTTGACTCTCATTATCTAAACAACCGCAATGACTATAAAAGAGTTGCCCTATCTCAGATTTTGGTAGTCGATCTCACAAATGCTTTGCAAATCGTTCAGGCAATACAAAACGAAAATGCCTCCTTCTGTGCTATGGCAATTGAGCATTCAAGGGGAAAACATTCCAAGCAAAACGGCGGATTTGCAGGAATTAACTTCATGGCTGAGATAATGCCGGAAATTAAGCAGGCCATTGCCGAGTTAAAAGAAGGGGAGATTGCTGGCCCCATCCAAACCAAACTAGGTTATCACATTTTGAGGATTGAGAAGTGGTATCCTGCTGAACTTAGCGACTCAATCAGAGATGAAGTTTTAGATTCTCTTTTTATGACTTGGCTGAAGAATATTAGCGGTCCTAATCCTCAAGTAAATCCTTAA
- a CDS encoding aminoglycoside phosphotransferase family protein, with amino-acid sequence MTFMLSSQNAFNYLLEQGLCSQETEDRSQVELKAAKNFNLLLSWSDGRKILIKQERHNQEGKTAGEFSNEWRVHDFVNQFSEVSHLHPLLSEVLHFDANASIIVFNYLSEYLDLADFYTKENFFPTAIATEIGASLAKIHRTTLDCQEYQEFFCKESEDRKTALNPILNLGLERIEPEIFGLIPSDGIKFITLYQRYDSLGQALSDLAANCHPCCLTHNDLKLNNILLHNNWEGILNKAEPEQSNHSCIRLIDWERSNWGDPAFDLGTLIASYLQIWIGSLVISKSISIDESLRLAMIPLDLLQPSIAALARGYLNSFPEISEQRPDFLIRVIQFAGFGLIQQIQAMLQYQKSFGNTGICMLQVAKSLLSRPQQSIETVFGVTESELTQIDYYLV; translated from the coding sequence ATGACTTTTATGTTAAGCTCTCAAAATGCGTTCAATTACTTGCTCGAACAGGGTCTCTGTAGTCAAGAGACAGAAGATCGGAGTCAGGTTGAGCTAAAAGCTGCTAAGAACTTCAATTTGCTACTGAGTTGGTCAGATGGACGTAAAATTCTCATTAAACAAGAGCGTCATAACCAAGAAGGGAAAACTGCTGGTGAATTTTCTAATGAATGGCGAGTTCATGATTTTGTAAATCAATTTTCTGAAGTCAGCCATCTCCACCCACTGCTGTCAGAAGTATTACATTTCGATGCTAATGCTTCAATTATTGTTTTCAATTACCTTAGTGAATACCTAGATTTAGCAGATTTCTATACAAAGGAAAATTTCTTCCCAACTGCGATCGCCACTGAGATCGGCGCTAGCCTTGCTAAAATTCATCGCACTACCTTAGACTGTCAGGAATACCAGGAATTCTTTTGCAAAGAATCTGAAGATCGTAAAACAGCTCTTAATCCTATACTTAATCTTGGTCTAGAACGGATTGAGCCTGAAATCTTTGGTTTAATTCCCTCAGATGGGATTAAGTTCATTACACTATATCAGCGCTACGATAGCCTTGGGCAAGCACTATCCGATCTGGCCGCTAATTGCCATCCCTGCTGTCTAACTCATAATGACCTCAAGCTGAATAACATCCTGTTGCATAACAATTGGGAAGGTATTCTAAACAAAGCAGAACCAGAGCAATCAAATCACAGTTGCATTCGACTAATTGACTGGGAACGCAGTAACTGGGGCGACCCCGCATTTGATTTAGGCACTCTCATTGCTAGCTACTTGCAAATCTGGATAGGTAGTTTGGTGATTAGTAAATCCATCAGTATCGACGAATCTTTGCGCCTAGCAATGATCCCGCTCGATTTACTTCAACCTTCTATTGCAGCTTTAGCAAGAGGCTATTTGAATAGCTTTCCAGAAATTTCAGAGCAGCGCCCTGACTTTTTGATTCGAGTTATTCAGTTTGCCGGGTTTGGCTTAATTCAGCAAATCCAGGCAATGCTCCAGTATCAAAAATCCTTTGGAAATACGGGTATTTGTATGCTTCAAGTTGCCAAAAGTTTGTTAAGTCGCCCCCAACAATCTATTGAAACTGTTTTTGGAGTAACAGAATCTGAACTCACGCAGATCGACTATTACCTGGTTTAA
- a CDS encoding aldo/keto reductase — MKLVDLAPLSKTSTSETSKSEVDSKVTQSTETDLPFYRKLGRTDLTASCLGLGGGGGISSEDTLYAFDLGINYFFYSSDLHHHIYSSMTEALRQLCGRGSSVREQVVLATVTYIKSPEMALTALFDQFSELGIDYIDVLFWGWIGSNDGSLLQDCLQIVPDVKGANSVYQRAIEKVFGTSERLKKMGAVRHIGASFHDVDLAQQWSQSDLLDVVMVRHNAAHRTVQSQVFNRMNPHDPSRPGIVTFKSTGSHSGPLWDAPPELPKSCWQPTVPDLYRYSLAQNCVDVCLTGLRTHEEVDAAIAGVRQGKLTKEEIEYLNIYGDLHRKKLAISEIPPEKLLHRC, encoded by the coding sequence ATGAAATTAGTTGACCTTGCTCCTCTATCGAAGACCTCAACATCAGAGACCTCAAAAAGCGAGGTTGATAGTAAAGTTACGCAATCGACTGAGACAGATTTACCTTTCTATCGCAAGCTAGGACGAACTGATTTAACAGCTAGCTGTCTTGGTTTAGGTGGTGGCGGCGGGATTTCTAGTGAGGATACCCTATATGCATTCGATCTGGGAATTAATTACTTTTTTTACTCCAGCGATTTGCACCACCACATTTATAGTTCAATGACTGAGGCACTGCGCCAATTATGTGGTCGTGGTTCATCTGTGCGCGAGCAAGTAGTTTTAGCAACTGTGACCTATATTAAGAGTCCAGAAATGGCTCTCACAGCTTTATTCGATCAATTTTCCGAATTAGGGATTGATTATATAGACGTATTATTTTGGGGTTGGATTGGTTCCAATGATGGCTCGCTTTTACAGGATTGTTTGCAGATTGTGCCAGATGTGAAAGGCGCTAATTCAGTATATCAACGCGCGATTGAAAAAGTGTTTGGCACCTCCGAACGCCTGAAGAAAATGGGTGCTGTTCGCCATATAGGAGCATCTTTCCACGATGTCGATCTGGCTCAACAGTGGTCTCAGAGCGACCTACTAGATGTAGTAATGGTTAGACATAATGCCGCGCATCGCACTGTCCAGAGTCAGGTATTCAATCGGATGAACCCGCACGATCCGAGCCGGCCAGGAATTGTAACTTTTAAGTCTACCGGATCGCACTCAGGGCCTCTCTGGGATGCCCCCCCTGAGTTGCCAAAAAGTTGCTGGCAACCAACAGTACCCGATTTATATCGCTACTCGCTCGCTCAAAACTGCGTAGATGTTTGCTTGACTGGCTTGAGGACACACGAGGAAGTTGATGCCGCGATCGCAGGAGTTAGACAAGGTAAGCTCACTAAAGAGGAAATAGAATACCTCAATATATATGGCGATTTACATCGCAAAAAATTAGCTATTTCGGAGATTCCACCTGAAAAATTGCTTCATCGCTGCTAA
- a CDS encoding peptidylprolyl isomerase translates to MSKPLSISSLDILNQVKLSCQIPIIVEGIVGRKILRYTAAEAGITVEPEELQQAADSIRLVNNLRRTEDTWQWLQKYGLTLDEFEEIVYGNVISSKLAQHLFEKKIEQFFIEHQLDYAQVVMYEIVLDDEDLAIELFYALKEDEISFHAAAHQYIQDKELRRSCGYRGILNRKDLKPEISAAVFAANPPQILKPILTSLGTHLILVEEIIQPQLDPPLRLKILSDMFTEWLKYEISQFDIEIDFETKH, encoded by the coding sequence ATGTCAAAACCTCTTAGCATTTCCAGTCTTGATATTCTCAATCAAGTCAAATTATCTTGCCAAATCCCAATAATTGTTGAAGGTATCGTTGGCCGCAAGATTCTGCGATATACTGCGGCGGAAGCAGGTATTACTGTTGAACCAGAAGAACTTCAGCAAGCTGCTGATAGCATCAGATTAGTCAACAATCTGCGACGTACTGAAGATACCTGGCAGTGGTTGCAGAAATATGGTTTAACTCTTGATGAGTTTGAAGAAATAGTTTATGGAAACGTGATTTCATCGAAACTAGCACAGCATCTCTTTGAGAAAAAAATTGAGCAATTTTTCATTGAGCACCAGCTTGATTATGCTCAGGTTGTGATGTATGAAATAGTCCTTGATGATGAAGACCTTGCGATCGAACTCTTTTATGCACTCAAAGAAGATGAAATTAGTTTCCATGCTGCTGCACATCAATACATTCAAGATAAGGAATTGCGGCGCTCTTGTGGGTATCGAGGAATCCTAAATCGCAAAGATTTAAAACCTGAGATTTCTGCGGCGGTCTTTGCTGCAAACCCTCCTCAAATCCTTAAGCCGATTTTAACTTCGCTAGGGACACACTTAATTTTAGTTGAGGAAATTATTCAGCCACAATTAGATCCTCCACTTCGCCTCAAAATTCTCTCTGACATGTTTACGGAGTGGCTAAAATATGAAATCAGTCAATTTGATATTGAAATCGATTTTGAAACAAAGCATTGA
- a CDS encoding nif11-class peptide radical SAM maturase 3, whose protein sequence is MSYSRKSYAVWEITLNCNLACQHCGSRAGHARNAELTTSEALDLVRQMSDIGITEVTIIGGEAFMRPDWLEIAQVISQAGMVCSMTTGGFGISLDMARRMKDAGISAVSISVDGLEGTHDRLRGRVGSWASCFRTMGHFREVGLFFGCNTQINRYSAPELPLVYEKILEAGAKAWQIQLTVPMGNAVDNSAMLLQPYELLDLYPMLAEIAKKAKNDGLSLQPGNNIGYYGPYERLLRGRGDAWGFWQGCAAGLSTLGIEADGAIKGCPSLPTNAYTGGNVRDRTLREIVENSAELRFNIGADTDRLWGFCETCEFAKLCRGGCTWTSHVFFDRRGNNPYCHHRALTQASRGIRERVVLKTKAPGLPFDNGMFEMVAEPTSTELNSDDPLAFSSDRIQWPTNWHQEEVMTNS, encoded by the coding sequence ATGTCTTATAGTAGAAAAAGCTATGCGGTCTGGGAAATTACTTTAAATTGCAATCTGGCTTGCCAGCATTGTGGCTCAAGGGCTGGACATGCACGCAATGCAGAGTTGACTACATCCGAAGCCCTAGATCTTGTCCGACAAATGTCTGATATTGGCATTACAGAGGTGACGATTATTGGTGGTGAAGCCTTTATGCGTCCTGACTGGTTGGAGATTGCTCAGGTTATTTCGCAAGCCGGAATGGTTTGTAGTATGACTACCGGAGGATTTGGGATTTCCCTAGACATGGCTCGACGCATGAAAGATGCAGGAATTTCCGCAGTTTCCATCTCAGTAGATGGGCTAGAAGGTACTCACGATCGCCTGCGAGGTCGAGTAGGTTCTTGGGCATCCTGCTTTCGCACAATGGGACATTTTCGCGAAGTAGGGCTATTCTTTGGCTGTAATACTCAAATCAATCGCTATTCTGCGCCAGAATTACCACTCGTTTATGAGAAAATTCTTGAGGCGGGTGCAAAGGCGTGGCAAATTCAACTCACTGTTCCGATGGGAAATGCCGTGGATAATTCTGCGATGTTGCTTCAACCCTATGAACTTTTAGATCTCTATCCCATGCTGGCCGAAATAGCTAAAAAAGCTAAAAATGATGGCCTTTCACTTCAGCCTGGAAATAACATTGGCTACTACGGCCCCTATGAGAGGTTGTTGCGCGGTCGCGGTGATGCCTGGGGATTTTGGCAAGGATGCGCTGCAGGTCTTTCAACTTTAGGGATCGAAGCGGATGGTGCAATTAAGGGATGTCCGTCGCTGCCTACAAATGCTTACACAGGTGGTAACGTGCGCGATCGCACGCTACGCGAAATTGTAGAGAATTCCGCCGAACTCAGGTTTAATATTGGTGCAGATACAGATCGTCTTTGGGGGTTTTGTGAAACCTGTGAATTTGCAAAGCTTTGCCGTGGTGGATGCACCTGGACTTCCCATGTTTTCTTCGATCGCCGGGGCAATAATCCCTACTGTCATCACCGGGCACTAACCCAAGCCAGTCGGGGAATTCGCGAAAGAGTTGTTTTGAAAACTAAGGCTCCTGGATTGCCCTTTGATAACGGTATGTTTGAGATGGTTGCAGAACCAACATCAACAGAACTCAATTCGGACGATCCGCTTGCTTTTAGTAGCGATCGCATTCAGTGGCCAACAAATTGGCATCAAGAAGAAGTAATGACTAATTCCTGA
- a CDS encoding HlyD family efflux transporter periplasmic adaptor subunit has protein sequence MLSKVDETGSARGRLEPKGATQRLDASASGTVAQVRVTEGQIVKAGQVMIELESNVLRTDIERAKMKLEGQLNRLSQLEVIKNQLAIAISAQELQNQAQELEKQAQINQAKQNLSANKTAYTLAENRFTKDTIEVERYRKLWKQNVTPEVKVVEMERAAEESRRLLSAALAEIQQADSRLTEQHSSYQSLIQAGKLAVLKSEQQLKDLQTQIASLQAEISQSKSEIKSLEFQLAQRTFRAPTEGTIFQLPIQRAGTVVQPGQMVAQIAPKGSILIFKAQMPIPESGFLRPGMPVKLKFDAYPFQDYGVVQAKLLKISPDSKPIQTPQGQVEMFELEIALDKAYIQNRDKPIALVPGQTATAEVIVRQRRLIDFVLDPFKKLQEGGLKL, from the coding sequence ATGCTATCTAAAGTTGATGAAACTGGTAGCGCTAGAGGACGACTGGAACCAAAAGGTGCTACCCAAAGACTCGATGCCTCGGCATCTGGAACAGTTGCCCAGGTGCGAGTAACTGAAGGGCAAATAGTTAAGGCTGGTCAGGTAATGATTGAATTGGAATCCAATGTTCTTCGCACCGATATCGAACGGGCAAAGATGAAGTTAGAGGGGCAACTAAATCGGCTGTCGCAGTTAGAGGTGATAAAAAATCAATTGGCGATCGCTATTAGTGCCCAAGAACTCCAAAACCAAGCACAAGAATTAGAAAAGCAGGCTCAGATAAATCAAGCCAAGCAAAACCTCAGTGCTAACAAAACTGCATATACTTTAGCCGAAAATCGTTTTACCAAAGATACAATAGAGGTTGAACGCTATCGCAAACTATGGAAACAGAACGTAACGCCAGAAGTTAAAGTAGTTGAGATGGAACGCGCAGCAGAGGAAAGTCGAAGGTTGCTCTCAGCAGCTTTAGCTGAGATTCAACAAGCTGATTCTCGCTTAACGGAGCAGCATAGTAGCTATCAAAGTCTGATCCAGGCTGGTAAATTAGCAGTACTGAAAAGCGAGCAACAACTTAAAGATTTGCAAACGCAGATCGCATCCCTTCAAGCCGAAATTTCTCAATCCAAAAGCGAGATTAAATCCCTGGAATTTCAGTTGGCTCAGCGAACATTCCGCGCACCAACTGAAGGAACAATTTTTCAGCTTCCCATCCAACGTGCTGGCACCGTAGTTCAACCAGGCCAGATGGTCGCTCAGATCGCCCCAAAAGGATCGATTTTAATATTTAAAGCCCAAATGCCAATCCCTGAGAGTGGTTTTCTACGTCCGGGAATGCCTGTTAAGCTTAAGTTTGATGCTTATCCATTCCAGGACTATGGAGTAGTACAAGCAAAATTACTAAAGATATCCCCAGATTCTAAACCCATACAAACACCGCAAGGTCAAGTAGAAATGTTCGAGCTAGAAATTGCCCTCGATAAGGCATATATCCAAAACCGAGATAAGCCTATAGCCTTGGTGCCAGGTCAAACGGCAACAGCAGAAGTAATCGTCCGGCAACGCCGTTTGATTGATTTTGTTCTAGATCCCTTCAAGAAGCTCCAAGAAGGTGGCCTAAAACTTTAG
- the mddA gene encoding methanethiol S-methyltransferase produces the protein MVRIIAFIYGVVAYSIFLVTFVYAIGFVGNLGVPKSMDSGAEGSIVQALLINAILLGIFAIQHSLMARPAFKKVWTQVVPEPTERSTYVLASSLALFLVFWQWQPMGGIIWEVDNPWGRLFLEAICGMGWLIVLGSTFLINHFDLFGLRQVYRYLRGRAYTPIQFNTPGLYQYVRHPLYLGWLLAFWATPKMTVAHLVFAVLTTAYILIAIRFEERDLIDVHGEAYENYRMCVPAIVPLLKKKVPLPKE, from the coding sequence ATGGTCAGAATCATTGCCTTTATTTATGGTGTAGTTGCATACTCAATCTTCTTAGTAACTTTTGTGTACGCGATCGGCTTTGTTGGTAACTTAGGAGTTCCCAAGAGCATGGATTCAGGTGCTGAAGGATCGATTGTCCAGGCTTTACTTATCAACGCCATCCTGCTTGGAATTTTTGCGATCCAACATAGCCTGATGGCGCGACCAGCATTCAAAAAGGTGTGGACGCAAGTTGTGCCAGAGCCGACCGAACGCAGTACTTATGTATTGGCTTCGAGTTTAGCGCTGTTTTTGGTCTTCTGGCAATGGCAACCGATGGGTGGCATCATCTGGGAAGTAGATAATCCATGGGGTCGTCTATTTCTGGAAGCCATATGTGGGATGGGATGGCTGATTGTGTTAGGCAGCACATTTCTCATCAACCACTTCGACTTATTTGGCTTGAGGCAGGTCTACCGTTATTTACGGGGCAGAGCCTACACTCCTATCCAGTTCAATACGCCTGGGCTTTATCAATATGTGCGTCACCCACTCTATCTGGGCTGGCTGTTGGCCTTCTGGGCAACACCGAAGATGACGGTAGCTCATCTAGTCTTTGCCGTGCTGACGACAGCCTACATCCTTATAGCTATTCGATTTGAGGAGAGGGATCTAATCGATGTCCACGGAGAAGCCTATGAGAACTATCGGATGTGCGTACCTGCGATCGTACCACTGCTAAAAAAGAAGGTTCCGTTGCCAAAAGAATGA